A genomic stretch from Oryzias latipes chromosome 24, ASM223467v1 includes:
- the rd3 gene encoding protein RD3 yields MASWFSWNEPYCRSPRRDPADVVTDTLMLELSWQLKETERQQRERENEYRRLKSGVDYSWLASTPRSSFNISTGERLALEDLCSKVPPSCCGMVILKFRDLIQTNEPEAHEVSGLFRSVVMEMLDGLKEEQEAQRLSRQWNHKRAMSMNFKSRIRINPFGSTTGLTAVPDRTGMSDLKTVSEDVEKGIEREDKFQRGWSMPDFRYKGSSSKLV; encoded by the exons ATGGCCTCCTGGTTCAGCTGGAATGAGCCTTACTGCCGGAGCCCCCGCAGGGACCCGGCGGATGTGGTCACCGACACCTTAATGCTGGAGCTCAGCTGGCAGCTAAAGGAAACAGAGAGGCAGCAGAGGGAAAGGGAGAACGAGTACCGGCGCCTGAAGAGCGGCGTGGACTACAGCTGGCTGGCCAGCACGCCTCGCTCCTCCTTCAACATCAGCACCGGGGAGAGGCTGGCCCTGGAAGACCTCTGCTCCAAAGTGCCTCCGTCCTGCTGTGGGATGGTCATCCTAAA GTTCAGAGATTTGATTCAAACTAATGAACCCGAGGCCCATGAGGTCTCCGGCCTTTTCCGCTCCGTTGTCATGGAGATGTTGGATGGcttgaaggaggagcaggaggcccAGCGACTCTCTCGCCAGTGGAACCACAAGCGCGCCATGAGCATGAATTTCAAGTCACGGATCAGGATCAACCCGTTCGGAAGCACCACGGGCCTGACTGCTGTGCCCGACAGGACTGGCATGAGCGATCTCAAAACAGTGTCAGAGGATGTGGAGAAAGGGATAGAGAGGGAGGACAAATTTCAGAGGGGGTGGAGCATGCCTGACTTCAGATACAAAGGAAGCAGCAGTAAGCTCGTCTGA
- the rhag gene encoding ammonium transporter Rh type A: MPAYATNMRLKFPILALILEIITIILYAVFVTYDDGKGHGHDANSNHTSNPVELYPMFQDVHVMIFIGFGFLMTFLKKYGFSSVGINLLLAAFGLQWGLLMQGVWHMDHGKIKVDVFKMINADFSTATVLISFGAVLGKTSPVQLLIMTILEITIFSINEHLVANILSANDVGASMIIHAFGAYFGLAVARVLYRPGLRNGHENDGSVYHSDLFAMIGTVFLWMFWPSFNSAIAEPGFVQLTAVINTYLSLAACVLSAYAISSLVEHKGKLDMVHIQNATLAGGVAVGTCADMNIQPFGAMLIGVVAGIISTLGFKYLSPVLASKLGIQDTCGVHNLHGMPGILGGLAGIVAVALGKKDGSAAMQAAALASSLGFALIGGAITGLIMKLPVWGQPPDQNCFDDSIYWEVPEADEESDGSLAPADHSKNKTEA; the protein is encoded by the exons ATGCCTGCGTACGCCACCAACATGAGGCTGAAGTTCCCCATCTTGGCCTTGATTTTGGAGATTATCACCATCATTTTGTACGCTGTGTTTGTGACCTATGATGATGGGAAAGGTCACGGACATGATGCCAACTCTAATCATACCTCCAATCCTGTGGAGCTCTACCCCA TGTTTCAGGACGTCCACGTCATGATCTTCATCGGTTTTGGGTTCCTGATGACGTTCCTCAAGAAGTATGGGTTCAGCAGCGTGGGAATCAACCTGCTCCTGGCTGCCTTCGGTCTGCAGTGGGGCCTCCTCATGCAAGGAGTCTGGCACATGGATCATGGCAAGATTAAAGTCGACGTCTTCAA AATGATCAACGCAGACTTCAGCACTGCGACGGTCCTGATTTCCTTTGGTGCTGTTCTTGGTAAAACCAGCCCTGTGCAGCTTCTCATAATGACCATCCTGGAGATCACCATCTTCTCCATCAACGAGCACCTGGTGGCTAACATTCTGAGC GCCAATGATGTTGGAGCTTCCATGATCATCCATGCTTTTGGGGCGTACTTCGGCTTGGCCGTGGCCCGAGTTCTGTACCGGCCTGGTTTGAGAAATGGACATGAGAACGATGGATCTGTCTATcactctgatctgtttgctaTGATTG GAACGGTCTTCTTGTGGATGTTCTGGCCCAGCTTTAACTCAGCCATTGCCGAACCAGGATTCGTCCAGCTGACTGCAGTGATCAACACCTACCTCTCCCTGGCTGCCTGTGTGCTCTCTGCCTACGCCATCTCCAGCCTTGTGGAGCACAAAGGAAAGCTGGACATG GTACACATTCAAAACGCCACACTGGCCGGTGGAGTTGCAGTGGGAACGTGCGCTGACATGAACATCCAGCCTTTTGGAGCCATGCTGATCGGAGTGGTGGCTGGTATCATTTCAACCCTGGGCTTCAAATATCTCTCT CCCGTACTGGCATCTAAACTGGGCATCCAGGACACCTGCGGGGTCCACAATCTGCACGGCATGCCCGGCATCCTGGGTGGGCTTGCTGGTATCGTGGCTGTGGCGCTGGGAAAGAaagatgg CTCTGCAGCCATGCAAGCTGCCGCGTTGGCTTCATCCCTCGGGTTTGCTCTGATTGGAGGTGCTATTACAG gtTTAATAATGAAGTTGCCTGTCTGGGGACAGCCACCAGACCAGAACTGCTTCGATGACTCTATTTACTGGGAG GTGCCCGAGGCGGATGAGGAGAGCGATGGCAGCTTGGCTCCTGCAGATCACTCAAAGAACAAAACTGAAGCTTAA
- the LOC101168832 gene encoding pre-mRNA-splicing factor CWC22 homolog has product MSTRTECRVSSSTSSSTSRTDERRRSSSRGREKRKRKQSRSRSSSSSSSSSSSSSSSSSSSSCSSSHSSSSSRSSSSSSDSHSKSRKQSKKRKEKKHKKKGKKQKTPKHKKDKRAKGEEKSGPVQISKYLKDRDKGKYSMISGKKIKMKLKKSKKDKQRDKNRAELLEFLNSTL; this is encoded by the exons ATG TCAACGAGAACCGAATGCAGGGTGTCCAGTTCCACGTCCAGTTCCACGTCCAGAACGGACGAAAGGAGGAGATCAAGCAGCAGAG GACGTGAAAAAcggaaaaggaaacaaagtcGAAGTAGATCTTCCTCTTCGTCTTCATCCAGttcatcctcttcttcatcctcgTCTTCGTCGTCCTCTTGTAGCTCATCACACTCGTCCAGCAGCTCTCGGAGTAGCTCCAGTAGCAGCG atTCACACAGTAAATCCAGAAAGcagtccaaaaaaagaaaggagaagaagCACAAAAAG AAGGGAAAGAAGCAAAAGACTCCTAAGCATAAAAAAGATAAGCGAGCTAAAGGAGAAGAAAAGTCTGGACCTGTTCAGATCTCAAAG TACTTAAAGGACAGAGATAAGGGCAAGTACAGTATGATTTCAGGAAAGAAGATTAAAATGAAACTAAAGAAGTCCAAAAAAGATAAGCag CGGGATAAAAATCGAGCAGAACTTTTGGAATTTTTGAACTCGACCCTCTGA